The Dendrosporobacter quercicolus genome window below encodes:
- a CDS encoding ATP-binding protein, with the protein MLMKKLSKIDENKCVGCGLCIQACHQGALQLVDGKAKLVAPAQCDGVGMCLPVCPNGAIILEEQPAEQTVAPAAMAGEFRCPGTVANLIERKRPAAAAEQAQPVASQLQQWPCQIKLVPPAAAYFDRADVLIAADCTAYAYANIHRDFMPGKITLIGCPKLDEGNYADKLGQIFQLNSIQSVTVLRMEKPCCSGLANAALAALVSSGRQIPFQTVIIGIDGSILETKELVSKAV; encoded by the coding sequence ATGTTAATGAAAAAGCTTAGTAAAATAGATGAAAATAAATGTGTTGGCTGCGGGCTGTGCATCCAGGCCTGCCACCAGGGGGCTTTGCAGCTGGTGGATGGCAAGGCGAAGCTGGTCGCTCCCGCCCAGTGTGACGGGGTGGGCATGTGCCTGCCGGTCTGCCCCAATGGAGCCATTATTCTGGAAGAGCAGCCGGCGGAGCAGACGGTTGCGCCGGCGGCAATGGCGGGAGAATTCCGCTGCCCGGGCACTGTTGCCAATCTGATTGAGCGCAAAAGACCGGCTGCTGCGGCGGAGCAAGCCCAGCCGGTGGCATCGCAGCTGCAGCAATGGCCTTGCCAGATTAAGCTTGTGCCGCCGGCCGCCGCTTATTTTGACCGGGCGGATGTTCTGATTGCGGCCGATTGTACGGCTTATGCCTATGCCAATATTCACCGGGATTTTATGCCGGGGAAAATTACCTTAATCGGCTGTCCGAAGCTTGATGAAGGAAATTATGCCGATAAGCTTGGCCAGATTTTCCAGCTCAACAGCATTCAGAGTGTAACTGTGCTGCGCATGGAAAAGCCCTGCTGCAGCGGCCTGGCCAATGCGGCCCTTGCGGCGCTGGTCAGCAGCGGCAGACAGATACCTTTTCAGACCGTCATCATTGGCATTGACGGCAGCATTCTTGAAACTAAGGAATTGGTTTCAAAAGCGGTTTAA
- a CDS encoding iron hydrogenase small subunit yields MAHYDYVEKAVAVTRREFLGIAGAAGAVLWTGAYAVTDLVQDRSKYIKLRARGLYRDDVQAAVRQSHHNPGLQAMYKSFAGQPLSQLAEQLFHTGYIDRTGL; encoded by the coding sequence ATGGCGCATTATGATTATGTTGAAAAAGCGGTGGCCGTAACCCGGCGGGAATTTCTGGGGATTGCCGGAGCAGCCGGAGCGGTATTGTGGACCGGCGCTTATGCGGTTACTGATCTGGTGCAGGACCGGAGCAAATATATTAAGCTGCGGGCCAGGGGGTTGTACCGGGACGATGTGCAGGCCGCTGTACGGCAAAGCCATCATAACCCCGGCCTGCAGGCCATGTATAAAAGTTTTGCCGGTCAGCCGTTAAGCCAGCTTGCCGAGCAGCTTTTTCACACCGGCTATATTGACCGGACCGGCCTGTAA
- the fliD gene encoding flagellar filament capping protein FliD, with the protein MSMTVGTSQTALCSAELARASAERESIRKQSRDLQSAATGVEAKLKAFGASGLLATMYSQDKNGSAFQTFARSAVRELCKSYRQLNQTLADSDRLSNEGRALLDKVKELLTGEHADAFAEMGLSLNRYTGELKFDEHTFAEKIAGDPEGVRKLLLDKKYLGPAVSDVVETILKQSDGYYFNPAYRNQPAMDVYA; encoded by the coding sequence ATGAGCATGACCGTCGGAACAAGTCAGACTGCCTTGTGCAGTGCGGAACTTGCCCGGGCTTCCGCTGAACGGGAGAGCATCAGGAAGCAGAGCAGAGACCTGCAAAGCGCGGCGACCGGGGTTGAAGCCAAGCTTAAGGCATTTGGGGCCAGCGGACTGTTGGCGACAATGTACAGCCAGGATAAGAATGGCTCGGCGTTTCAAACCTTCGCCAGAAGTGCGGTGCGGGAATTGTGCAAAAGCTATCGGCAGCTGAATCAAACGCTGGCCGATTCCGACCGGCTGTCGAATGAAGGCCGGGCGCTGCTGGACAAGGTGAAAGAGTTATTGACAGGCGAGCATGCGGACGCTTTCGCCGAAATGGGCCTGAGCTTGAACCGCTATACCGGCGAACTTAAATTTGATGAGCATACCTTTGCCGAAAAGATTGCCGGCGACCCGGAGGGGGTGCGCAAGCTGCTGCTGGACAAAAAATATCTGGGACCGGCGGTATCCGATGTTGTGGAAACCATTTTGAAGCAGTCGGACGGATACTATTTCAATCCGGCCTATCGTAACCAGCCCGCAATGGATGTTTATGCGTAA
- a CDS encoding amino acid ABC transporter permease, whose amino-acid sequence MNFDLDLVVRSFPLLLTGAGITIQITVLSVSFGLLIGMFVGIARLSSCWPVKLLARAYVDFIRGTPLLVQIFIIYFALPMIVGTRIDPFIAAITACSINSGAYVAEIFRAGIQSIDRGQMEAGRSLGMTWGQTMRYIIMPQAFKRIIPPLGNEFIAMLKDSSLVSVIGFEELTRRGQLIIARTYGSFEIWLSVAFIYLIMTFTISRLVDYLERRYKTDDKH is encoded by the coding sequence ATGAATTTCGATTTAGACTTAGTTGTCCGTTCCTTTCCGCTGTTATTAACAGGAGCAGGCATAACCATACAGATTACCGTACTGAGTGTGAGCTTTGGCTTATTGATCGGCATGTTTGTCGGTATTGCCCGTTTGTCCAGCTGCTGGCCCGTGAAGCTTTTGGCGCGGGCTTATGTTGATTTTATCCGGGGAACGCCGTTACTGGTTCAGATTTTTATCATCTATTTTGCCTTGCCAATGATTGTCGGGACAAGAATTGATCCGTTTATTGCCGCGATCACCGCCTGCAGTATCAACAGCGGCGCTTATGTCGCCGAGATTTTCCGGGCCGGAATTCAGTCGATCGACAGAGGTCAGATGGAAGCAGGCCGTTCTTTGGGGATGACCTGGGGGCAGACCATGCGGTATATTATTATGCCGCAGGCCTTTAAACGGATTATACCGCCCTTAGGCAATGAATTTATTGCCATGCTGAAAGATTCTTCGCTGGTGTCGGTGATCGGCTTTGAGGAGCTGACCCGCCGCGGCCAGTTAATTATTGCCCGCACCTATGGTTCGTTTGAGATCTGGCTGTCGGTGGCGTTTATCTATTTAATCATGACCTTTACCATTTCCCGCTTGGTTGATTATTTGGAGCGGAGGTACAAAACCGATGATAAGCATTAA
- a CDS encoding glycosyltransferase, with the protein MLTSIVMLTYNKLAHTQTCIDSIREYTASGTYEIIVVDNHSTDGTVEWLKEQPDIRSILNSNNEGFPKGCNQGIEIAAGDSILLLNNDTIVTANWLSNLTTCLYSSESVGAVGAVTNNCSYSQSVPVNYKCTEEMQQFAREYNVSDPAKWEERLKLVGFCLLIKRQVIDEVGLLDELFTPGNYEDDDYSLRIRLAGYRLILCRDTFIHHFGSISFKSNNDLFVRLLRDNAKKFETKWGFNPTYSTFIRNEIVNLLDAVPDRTMRVLEVGCACGGILLKLKHVFKDVDLYGIELNENAAKSAQLFAQVTIGDLEKIELGYPELFFDYIIMADVLEHMTDPWQVLRKVHKYLRPDGKIIASIPNVMHFSVIRDMLNGFWNYQDAGILDRTHLRFFTMNEISKMFDETGYGNLIYSFTTIPVSEADLKFINELCLLTSKSLAAQYTSYQYLIKAAKSLAPS; encoded by the coding sequence ATGTTAACAAGCATCGTCATGTTGACTTATAACAAGCTTGCTCATACCCAGACCTGTATTGACAGCATCAGGGAATATACAGCGTCCGGCACGTATGAGATCATTGTGGTTGATAATCATTCAACTGATGGCACGGTAGAATGGCTGAAAGAGCAACCGGATATCCGCAGTATTTTGAATAGTAACAATGAAGGCTTTCCCAAGGGCTGTAACCAGGGGATTGAGATTGCAGCGGGGGACAGTATTTTATTGCTGAATAACGATACCATTGTTACTGCCAATTGGCTGAGCAATCTGACCACCTGTTTATACAGCAGTGAGTCGGTCGGCGCGGTGGGCGCGGTAACCAATAATTGTTCTTATTCCCAGTCAGTTCCGGTCAACTATAAATGTACGGAAGAGATGCAGCAGTTTGCCAGGGAGTATAATGTCTCTGATCCGGCAAAATGGGAAGAACGCTTGAAACTGGTAGGTTTCTGCCTGTTAATCAAAAGACAGGTCATTGATGAGGTTGGGCTGTTAGACGAGCTGTTTACACCGGGCAATTACGAGGATGACGACTATTCCCTGCGTATCAGGCTGGCCGGTTACCGCTTAATTTTATGCCGGGATACGTTTATCCATCATTTTGGCAGTATCTCCTTTAAATCCAACAATGATTTATTTGTCCGCCTATTGCGGGACAATGCCAAGAAATTTGAAACCAAATGGGGCTTTAATCCCACTTATTCTACTTTTATCCGCAACGAAATCGTCAACCTGCTGGATGCGGTGCCGGACCGGACAATGCGGGTGCTGGAAGTCGGCTGCGCCTGCGGCGGCATATTGCTGAAATTAAAGCATGTATTTAAAGATGTTGATTTATACGGCATTGAGCTTAACGAAAATGCAGCGAAAAGCGCGCAATTGTTTGCCCAGGTTACCATTGGCGATCTGGAAAAAATTGAACTTGGCTACCCGGAATTATTTTTCGATTATATTATTATGGCCGATGTCCTGGAACATATGACCGATCCCTGGCAGGTCCTTAGAAAAGTTCACAAATACCTGCGGCCGGACGGCAAAATTATTGCCAGCATTCCCAATGTTATGCATTTCAGCGTCATTCGGGATATGCTGAACGGATTTTGGAATTACCAGGATGCCGGCATTCTGGACCGGACCCATTTACGTTTTTTTACCATGAATGAAATTAGCAAGATGTTTGACGAGACCGGGTATGGCAATTTAATCTATAGCTTCACCACCATACCGGTATCGGAAGCGGATTTGAAGTTTATTAATGAATTATGTCTTCTTACCAGTAAAAGTTTAGCTGCGCAATATACCTCCTATCAATACCTGATTAAGGCGGCTAAGAGCCTTGCCCCTTCCTAG
- a CDS encoding cold shock domain-containing protein: MIGKVKWFSAEKGYGFIEREDGGDVFVHFSAIQDQGFKTLTEGQTVEFDIVEGARGPQAANVTKSA, from the coding sequence ATGATTGGTAAAGTTAAATGGTTTAGCGCAGAAAAAGGTTATGGTTTTATTGAGCGAGAAGATGGTGGCGATGTGTTTGTGCATTTCTCCGCTATTCAGGATCAAGGCTTTAAAACTTTAACCGAAGGTCAAACTGTTGAGTTTGACATTGTTGAAGGCGCTCGTGGTCCCCAAGCTGCCAATGTTACAAAGTCAGCTTAA
- a CDS encoding [FeFe] hydrogenase, group A, with the protein MSGFQATELTNIIEIDRNKCKGCDSCKAFCPTGAINGKYGAIHSIDQEHCIFCGQCLINCPFGSISDTVDTVDVVIEKLRNKTITVVAVTAPSVRVAIGEEFGLEPGTLTTEKLYGALKQAGFKVLDANFAADHTILEEGSELVAKIRHYLLQEPAQHQLGPLPQFTSCCPGWVLFAELNCPQILPHLSSAKSPIQMAGALAKTYGARQIWQVQPEMMYVVSIAPCTAKKFEASRPEFVSAARYWRQQGHSAVYPDVDTVLTTRDLARLLKKLNIDFNRVEPFADADNPLAQYSGAGTIFGNTGGVMEAALRTAYYVISGEELPVLEYTPVRGLEGLKEAAVAIRDAGTGQTIRLKVAVVHGTKDHVRPVVEQVIAGRSPYHFIEVMNCPGGCINGGGQPINPMGTSWLGKFKALLPWH; encoded by the coding sequence ATGAGCGGTTTTCAAGCAACTGAGTTGACAAACATCATTGAAATTGACCGTAACAAGTGCAAAGGCTGTGACTCCTGTAAAGCTTTCTGTCCGACAGGCGCCATTAACGGTAAGTATGGCGCGATTCACTCCATTGATCAGGAGCACTGTATTTTTTGTGGACAGTGTCTGATCAATTGCCCGTTTGGCTCAATCAGCGATACTGTTGATACGGTTGATGTCGTAATCGAAAAACTGCGCAATAAAACAATCACCGTAGTTGCCGTTACCGCGCCGTCTGTCCGCGTGGCAATCGGCGAGGAATTCGGCCTGGAGCCGGGTACACTGACCACTGAAAAGCTCTATGGGGCATTAAAGCAGGCTGGTTTCAAAGTTCTCGATGCGAACTTTGCGGCCGATCATACCATCCTGGAAGAAGGCAGTGAGCTGGTTGCCAAGATCCGTCACTATCTTTTGCAGGAGCCGGCGCAGCACCAGCTTGGCCCGCTGCCGCAATTTACTTCCTGCTGCCCGGGCTGGGTTCTGTTTGCTGAACTTAATTGTCCGCAGATTCTGCCTCATCTGTCTTCGGCCAAATCGCCGATTCAAATGGCCGGAGCACTGGCCAAGACTTATGGCGCCCGGCAAATCTGGCAGGTTCAGCCGGAAATGATGTATGTTGTTTCGATTGCTCCCTGTACAGCCAAAAAGTTTGAAGCATCCCGGCCGGAATTTGTCAGCGCCGCCCGGTATTGGCGGCAGCAAGGGCATTCAGCGGTTTATCCTGACGTTGATACGGTGCTTACCACCAGGGATCTGGCGCGGCTGTTGAAAAAGCTCAATATTGATTTTAACCGGGTAGAGCCTTTTGCCGATGCTGACAACCCGCTGGCTCAATATAGCGGGGCAGGCACGATTTTCGGCAATACCGGCGGAGTGATGGAAGCTGCCTTAAGAACAGCTTATTATGTTATTTCCGGCGAGGAGCTGCCGGTGCTGGAGTACACTCCGGTACGGGGCCTGGAAGGTCTTAAAGAGGCGGCTGTGGCGATCAGGGATGCCGGGACGGGGCAAACAATCCGCCTTAAAGTCGCCGTGGTACATGGGACCAAAGATCATGTACGGCCGGTCGTGGAGCAGGTGATCGCCGGCAGGTCGCCTTATCATTTTATTGAAGTGATGAACTGTCCCGGCGGCTGTATCAACGGCGGCGGCCAGCCAATTAACCCGATGGGCACGTCCTGGCTGGGCAAATTCAAGGCGTTGCTGCCGTGGCATTAA
- a CDS encoding basic amino acid ABC transporter substrate-binding protein, translating into MSKKTIAFVLAGILVLALGLTGCGGQQQAGQAKVLRAAGEATFAPFEFQDEKTNELTGFDVDLIKAIGKQMGYEVQYQNQSFDGLIPALDSGNIDIAISGMTITSERAQKVNFSKPYYKSGLTILVKKDDDSIKGFKDLAGKNIAVQIGTTGSMEAKKIPDAKVREFNSAAEAIMELKAGGVDAVVNDMPVNEYYLVQSGGQEAKSVGERLTSEDYGIATAKKNTELNEKINKALDELKQNGEYEKIYVKWFGVKPE; encoded by the coding sequence GTGTCGAAAAAGACGATAGCGTTTGTTCTGGCGGGCATACTTGTATTGGCCCTTGGTTTGACCGGGTGCGGCGGCCAGCAGCAGGCCGGTCAGGCTAAAGTGTTAAGAGCTGCGGGGGAGGCTACCTTTGCGCCATTTGAGTTTCAGGATGAAAAAACCAATGAGCTTACCGGTTTTGACGTTGATTTAATTAAAGCCATTGGCAAGCAAATGGGCTACGAAGTACAATATCAAAATCAAAGTTTTGACGGATTGATTCCGGCTTTGGATTCAGGCAATATTGATATTGCCATATCGGGTATGACCATAACCAGCGAGCGGGCGCAGAAAGTCAATTTCTCCAAGCCCTACTATAAATCCGGTCTGACCATACTGGTGAAAAAGGATGATGACAGCATTAAGGGCTTTAAGGATCTTGCCGGTAAAAATATCGCCGTACAGATCGGTACAACCGGCTCGATGGAAGCAAAGAAAATACCGGATGCCAAAGTCCGCGAGTTTAACAGCGCCGCTGAAGCAATCATGGAACTTAAAGCCGGCGGTGTTGATGCCGTTGTGAATGATATGCCGGTGAACGAGTATTATCTGGTGCAAAGCGGCGGCCAGGAAGCCAAAAGCGTTGGTGAACGCCTGACCTCGGAAGATTATGGAATTGCAACCGCCAAGAAAAATACGGAGCTGAACGAAAAAATAAATAAAGCCCTTGATGAGCTAAAACAAAACGGGGAATATGAAAAAATCTATGTAAAATGGTTTGGCGTAAAACCTGAATAA
- a CDS encoding amino acid ABC transporter ATP-binding protein gives MISIKNIHKKFGDLHVLKGINASVREKEVVVVIGPSGSGKSTLLRCINYLEVPTEGEIAVDGIPLTSQANINKVREEVGMVFQRFNLFPHMSVLENVILAPVKVRKTARDKAEQAGLELLAKVGLADKAAAYPEQLSGGQQQRVAIARALAMRPKIMLFDEPTSALDPEMVNEVLEVMKTLAREGMTMVVVTHEMGFAREVGDRVIFMDEGRLVEQGTPEDIFSHARESRTKLFLSKIL, from the coding sequence ATGATAAGCATTAAAAATATTCATAAAAAATTTGGCGATTTGCATGTGCTGAAAGGGATTAATGCCAGCGTCCGGGAAAAAGAAGTGGTTGTCGTCATTGGTCCCAGCGGTTCCGGCAAAAGTACGCTGCTGCGCTGTATCAATTATCTGGAAGTGCCAACCGAGGGCGAGATTGCGGTGGATGGAATTCCGCTTACCAGCCAGGCCAATATCAATAAAGTCCGGGAAGAAGTTGGCATGGTATTTCAGCGCTTTAACCTGTTTCCGCATATGTCGGTGCTCGAAAATGTGATCTTAGCGCCGGTAAAGGTGCGTAAGACCGCCAGGGATAAGGCTGAGCAAGCCGGTCTGGAGTTGCTGGCGAAGGTCGGTCTGGCCGACAAGGCCGCAGCTTATCCGGAGCAGTTGTCAGGCGGGCAGCAGCAGCGGGTCGCTATTGCCAGAGCGCTGGCCATGCGGCCGAAGATCATGCTGTTCGACGAACCCACTTCGGCCCTGGACCCGGAAATGGTCAACGAAGTTTTAGAAGTAATGAAAACTCTGGCCCGTGAGGGCATGACCATGGTTGTGGTAACGCATGAAATGGGTTTTGCCCGGGAAGTGGGCGACCGGGTGATTTTTATGGATGAAGGCCGCCTGGTAGAACAGGGGACGCCGGAAGATATATTCAGCCATGCCCGGGAAAGCCGGACCAAATTATTTCTTTCGAAAATATTATAA
- the hpf gene encoding ribosome hibernation-promoting factor, HPF/YfiA family: MATFTVRGKNIEITPALKEYVEKRIGKVTRYFDTVGEITVILTVEKGRHIVEVTVPLNGMLLRGEESTTDMYASIDLVIDKLEKQIEKYKTKLARKLRSGILKPDAASVSAPVLDSDDFPLVKTKRFAVKPMDVQEAIMQMNLINHDFFVFTNADTEDVNVVYRRRDGAYGLIEPEI; encoded by the coding sequence ATGGCAACATTTACAGTACGAGGAAAAAATATTGAAATTACACCAGCGTTAAAAGAATATGTAGAAAAACGGATCGGCAAAGTTACCAGGTATTTTGACACCGTTGGCGAAATTACCGTAATCCTGACTGTGGAAAAGGGCCGTCATATTGTGGAGGTTACCGTTCCTTTAAACGGGATGCTGCTGCGGGGCGAAGAATCGACCACCGACATGTATGCCTCAATTGATCTGGTTATTGATAAACTGGAAAAACAAATAGAGAAATATAAAACAAAACTGGCCCGCAAGCTTCGTTCTGGCATTCTTAAACCTGATGCGGCCAGCGTCAGCGCTCCGGTTTTGGATAGCGATGATTTCCCGCTGGTGAAAACCAAACGTTTTGCCGTTAAGCCGATGGATGTGCAGGAAGCCATCATGCAGATGAATCTGATTAACCATGATTTCTTTGTGTTCACCAACGCGGACACTGAGGATGTCAACGTAGTATACCGGCGCAGAGACGGCGCTTACGGCCTGATTGAGCCTGAAATCTAA
- a CDS encoding zinc-ribbon domain containing protein, which produces MAFQDKTLKCKDCGEDFVFTEGEQEFYAEKGFENEPARCRSCRDSRKRSREGGESHPQREMHEVVCAQCGITTEVPFKPRNDRPIYCRECFNANK; this is translated from the coding sequence ATGGCTTTCCAGGACAAGACTCTTAAGTGCAAGGACTGTGGGGAGGATTTCGTTTTCACAGAGGGTGAGCAAGAGTTTTATGCAGAAAAAGGCTTTGAAAACGAGCCGGCGCGCTGCCGGAGCTGCCGCGATTCCAGAAAACGCAGCCGCGAAGGCGGTGAAAGTCATCCACAGCGCGAAATGCACGAAGTTGTTTGCGCACAGTGTGGGATAACTACCGAGGTACCTTTTAAACCGCGCAATGATCGTCCTATTTATTGCCGCGAGTGTTTTAACGCCAACAAATAA